From Pyrenophora tritici-repentis strain M4 chromosome 1, whole genome shotgun sequence, the proteins below share one genomic window:
- a CDS encoding clathrin heavy chain, whose translation MAQRQVPLHVTQPTLLTNLNILPASISWQNCTLESDKYVCVRQVNNEANAPAETVIIDLKNTNNVIRRPIRADSAIMHLTEPIIALKAQGRTLQLFNLETKERLQTYSHQEDIQFWRWISQTTLALVSTKAVYHWDVLDSKNAVAPRKIFDRQEQLENNQIINYVTNDDESWSCLVGITSNPAGGIRGNMQLFSKARNVSQPLEGHAATFGTLRLDGASTDTKIFAFAVKSSTGEAKINIVEVDHNAANPAFPKRLIPIHWPAEGTGDFPLGIHIAHKYGILIVITKFGFIHLHDLETGTALFLNRISEETVFTTARDDEGTGVVVINKRGQVLHTTIREDTLIPYIMENPACAEIAYKLASKGGLPGADQLYSQRFETLMTQGNFSEAAKVAANSPRGFLRTMNTINRLRQVPNQPGQITVLLQYFGQLLDKGGLNKEETLELARPVFAQGRKHLIEKWQKEGKLHCSEELGDLAKPHDLNLALAIYKEANVSQKVVAALAELGHYDLILQYCNGVGYTPDYNVLLQHVVRISPDKGTEFASQLAKNEGGPLISIDRVVDIFQSQGMIQQATAFLLDVLSNDLPEEGPMQTKLLEMNLLNAPQVADAILGNEMFHHYDKMRIAQLCENAGLLTRALEHNDDPAAIKRIIVQTDKLPEEWLINYFGQLTVELSLESLDAMLTTNIRQNLQAVIRIAQKYSDLLGATRIIDLLEKHRTAEGLYFFLGSIVNVSEDPDVHFKYIEAATTMGQLNEVERICRESNYLNGEKVKNFLKEANLTEQLPLIIICDRFNFVHDLVLHLYKKQQFKSIEVYVQRVNPARTPAVIGGLLDVDCDESIIKGLLASVTPSSIPIDELVAEVESRNRLKMLLPFLEQTLASGNQQQAVFNALAKIYIDSNNNPEKFLKENDQYDTLVVGKYCEKRDPNLAALCYSKGMNDLELVNITNENAMFKIQARYLLERADSEIWDYVLSPNNIHRRSLVDQVTSSAVPSSTDPDKVSVAVKAFITGDMPAELIDLLEKIILEPSTFSDNPSLQNLLMLTACKSDRGRVMGYIQQLDQYTPEDIAQQCIEVGMYDEAFEIFKKHENHVEAVNVLIDHIVSIDRAQEFADRVDKPEVWSRVAKAQLDGLRVTDSIESYIRAGDASNFLEVIEIATHAGKDEDLIKFLRMARKTLREVPIDTALAFCFARTNQLSELEDFLRATNVADVEASGDKAYEEGYHEAAKIFYTSISNWAKLATTLVHLDDYQAAVECARKASSVKVWRQVNEACVAKKEFRLAQICGLNLIVHAEELADLVKQYERNGYFDELISVLEAGLGLERAHMGMFTELGNALAKYHPERVMEHLRLFWSRINIPKMIRSCEEAHLWPELIFLYVHYDEWDNAALGMMERAADAWEHQAFKDTITKATNVEIYYRALGFYLEEQPTLLTDLLQALTPRIDVNRVVRMFVKSDNIPLIKPFLLNVQSQNKREVNNALNDLLIEEEDYKTLRDSVNNYDNYDPVELAQRLEKHDLVFFRQIAADIYRKNKRWEKSITLSKQDKLFKDAIETSAMSGKPDVVEDLLRYFVDIGSRECYVGMLYACYDLLRPDVILEMSWRNGLHDFTMPYMINLISQQTAAIELLKKDNEERKVREASQQKKEEDTPILGSRLMLTQGPIASAPSPGPYGQANGIAPQPTGSFRAF comes from the exons ATGGCCCAGCGACAAGTTCCATTGCACGTCACGCAGCCGACGCTG CTTACGAACCTCAATATCCTC CCGGCATCGATATCATGGCAAAACTGT ACGCTCGAGTCGGACAAGTACGTTTGCGTGCGCCAGGTCAACAACGAAGCCAACGCGCCCGCCGAGACCGTCATCATCGACCTCAAGAATACCAACAATGTAATTCGGAGACCGATCCGTGCTGACAGTGCCATTATGCACTTGACCGAGCCCATCATCGCTCTCAAGGCACAAGGCCGAACACTGCAACTGTTCAATCTCGAGACCAAGGAGCGCCTACAGACATATAGCCACCAAGAGGATATCCAATTCTGGAGGTGGATCAGCCAGACGACACTTGCACTTGTTAGCACCAAGGCCGTATACCATTGGGACGTACTCGACTCCAAGAACGCTGTTGCGCCGCGCAAGATCTTTGACCGTCAGGAACAGCTTGAG AACAACCAAATCATCAACTACGTTACCAACGATGATGAGAGCTGGTCTTGCCTAGTGGGCATCACGTCGAACCCTGCCGGTGGTATTCGGGGCAACATGCAGCTCTTCTCCAAGGCGAGGAACGTCAGCCAGCCCCTTGAGGGCCATGCAGCCACATTCGGTACCCTTCGTCTCGACGGCGCATCGACCGATACCAAGATCTTTGCCTTTGCTGTCAAGTCGTCTACGGGCGAGGCCAAGATCAACATTGTCGAAGTCGACCACAACGCCGCGAACCCAGCTTTCCCGAAGCGACTCATTCCGATCCATTGGCCTGCTGAGGGTACTGGTGACTTTCCGCTCGGCATCCACATTGCTCACAAGTACGGCATTTTAATCGTAATCACAAAGTTCGGCTTCATTCACCTCCACGATCTCGAGACTGGTACGGCCTTGTTCCTGAACAGAATATCCGAGGAGACAGTCTTCACAACGGCGCGCGATGACGAAGGCACTGGTGTAGTCGTCATCAACAAGCGTGGACAGGTACTTCACACAACCATCCGCGAAGACACCTTGATCCCGTACATTATGGAGAATCCGGCATGCGCAGAGATCGCGTACAAGCTCGCTTCGAAGGGTGGACTGCCCGGTGCCGACCAACTTTACTCGCAGCGATTTGAGACGCTCATGACACAGGGAAACTTTTCGGAAGCAGCAAAGGTTGCCGCCAACTCTCCTCGAGGCTTTCTGCGCACCATGAACACGATCAACCGACTGCGACAAGTCCCTAACCAGCCCGGCCAAATAACTGTACTTTTGCAATATTTTGGTCAGCTGTTGGACAAGGGTGGATTGAACAAGGAAGAGACCTTGGAGCTGGCCCGACCCGTCTTTGCACAGGGCCGTAAGCACCTTATCGAGAAGTGGCAGAAGGAAGGCAAGCTTCACTGCTCTGAGGAGCTTGGTGATCTGGCTAAGCCCCACGACCTGAACCTGGCTCTAGCCATTTACAAGGAAGCAAACGTATCTCAGAAGGTTGTCGCAGCACTCGCAGAACTTGGCCACTACGACCTCATCCTCCAGTACTGCAACGGCGTCGGCTACACCCCCGATTACAATGTCCTGCTCCAGCATGTCGTGAGAATTTCACCTGATAAGGGTACTGAGTTTGCTTCTCAACTGGCGAAGAACGAAGGCGGACCGCTCATCAGCATTGACCGCGTTGTCGACATCTTCCAATCTCAAGGCATGATCCAGCAGGCGACGGCTTTTCTTCTCGACGTTCTCTCCAACGATCTACCCGAGGAGGGCCCTATGCAGACCAAGTTACTCGAAATGAACTTGCTAAACGCCCCCCAAGTTGCGGATGCTATCCTAGGCAACGAAATGTTCCACCACTACGATAAGATGCGCATCGCCCAACTCTGTGAGAACGCTGGGCTGCTCACACGTGCACTGGAACACAACGACGACCCGGCTGCCATTAAGCGCATCATTGTTCAAACCGACAAGCTTCCAGAAGAGTGGCTGATCAATTACTTTGGCCAGCTTACTGTAGAGCTTTCGCTCGAATCGTTGGATGCCATGCTTACTACCAACATCCGACAGAATCTGCAAGCTGTAATCCGCATTGCGCAAAAGTATTCAGACTTGCTAGGCGCTACCCGAATTATCGATCTACTAGAGAAGCACCGAACTGCTGAGGGACTGTACTTCTTCCTGGGTTCCATCGTCAATGTAAGCGAGGATCCAGACGTACACTTCAAGTACATCGAGGCTGCGACTACCATGGGCCAACTCAACGAGGTTGAGCGCATCTGCCGTGAGAGCA ACTATCTCAATGGTGAAAAGGTCAAGAACTTCTTGAAAGAGGCCAACCTCACAGAACAGCTACCCCTCATCATCATCTGTGATCGGTTTAACTTTGTGCATGATCTAGTGCTCCACCTTTACAAGAAGCAGCAGTTCAAGTCCATCGAAGTCTACGTTCAACGTGTCAACCCCGCCAGGACCCCTGCTGTCATCGGTGGTCTCCTCGACGTTGACTGTGACGAAAGCATCATCAAGGGCCTCCTGGCTTCGGTAACGCCATCCTCCATCCCTATCGATGAACTGGTTGCAGAGGTCGAATCGCGAAACCGCCTCAAAATGCTTCTGCCATTCCTCGAGCAGACGTTGGCGAGCGGCAACCAGCAACAGGCCGTATTCAACGCCTTGGCCAAGATTTACATCGATAGCAACAACAACCCGGAGAAGTTCCTCAAAGAGAATGACCAATACGACACTCTGGTTGTAGGAAAATACTGTGAGAAGCGAGACCCCAATCTCGCAGCTTTATGTTACTCCAAAGGAATGAACGATCTTGAGCTGGTCAACATCACAAACGAGAATGCGATGTTCAAGATCCAGGCTCGCTATCTTCTGGAGCGTGCTGATTCCGAGATCTGGGATTACGTGTTGAG TCCAAACAACATCCACCGTCGATCTCTAGTTGATCAGGTCACTTCGTCAGCAGTTCCTTCGTCCACTGACCCGGACAAAGTTTCTGTGGCTGTCAAGGCATTCATCACTGGTGACATGCCCGCAGAACTGATCGACTTGCTGGAGAAGATTATACTGGAGCCATCCACTTTCAGCGACAACCCATCACTTCAAAACTTGCTAATGCTTACTGCATGCAAGTCTGACCGTGGCAGGGTCATGGGTTACATCCAGCAGCTTGACCAATACACCCCCGAGGATATTGCCCAGCAATGCATTGAAGTTGGAATGTACGACGAGGCTTTTGAGATCTTCAAGAAGCATGAGAATCATGTGGAAGCTGTCAATGTCCTGATCGATCACATTGTGTCCATTGACAGGGCCCAAGAATTTGCAGACAGGGTCGACAAACCAGAAGTATGGAGCAGAGTTGCAAAGGCACAGTTGGACGGCCTGCGTGTTACCGACTCTATTGAGTCTTACATTCGCGCTGGAGATGCCTCCAACTTCCTGGAAGTTATCGAAATTGCGACCCACGCTGGCAAAGACGAGGACCTCATCAAGTTCTTAAGGATGGCGCGAAAGACACTCCGGGAGGTCCCCATCGATACAGCTTTAGCTTTTTGCTTCGCTCGTACAAACCAGCTATCTGAGCTCGAGGACTTTTTGCGCGCTACCAATGTTGCCGATGTTGAGGCTTCGGGTGACAAGGCTTACGAAGAGGGCTACCACGAGGCGGCCAAGATTTTCTACACAAGCATTTCCAACTGGGCTAAGCTTGCTACAACCCTTGTCCACCTTGACGACTACCAGGCTGCCGTTGAATGTGCGAGGAAGGCCTCGAGCGTCAAGGTTTGGCGTCAAGTCAACGAAGCCTGTGTTGCAAAGAAGGAATTCCGCCTTGCCCAGATTTGCGGTCTCAATCTCATTGTTCATGCTGAAGAGCTTGCCGATCTCGTTAAGCAGTATGAGCGCAATGGCTACTTCGATGAGCTCATCAGTGTCCTTGAAGCAGGTCTTGGGTTGGAACGAG CGCATATGGGGATGTTTACCGAATTGGGCAATGCGCTGGCCAAGTACCACCCGGAACGTGTTATGGAGCACCTTCGATTGTTTTGGA GCAGAATCAACATCCCCAAGATGATTCGCTCTTGTGAGGAAGCCCATCTTTGGCCAGAGCTAATCTTTCTCTACGTACACTACGATGAGTGGGATAACGCCGCGTTGGGGATGATGGAGCGTGCTGCAGATGCTTGGGAACATCAGGCTTTCAAGGACACCATCACAAAGGCCACCAACGTCGAGATCTACTACCGGGCCTTGGGATTCTACCTTGAGGAGCAGCCGACTCTCTTGACTGATCTCCTACAAGCACTCACTCCTCGGATCGACGTCAACCGCGTGGTTCGCATGTTCGTCAAATCTGACAACATCCCTCTTATAAAGCCCTTCCTTCTGAACGTCCAATCACAGAACAAGCGCGAGGTGAACAACGCTCTCAACGACCTTTTGATTGAAGAGGAGGACTACAAGACACTCCGCGACTCAGTCAACAACTACGACAACTACGACCCAGTCGAGCTTGCCCAGCGCCTAGAGAAGCACGACCTTGTATTCTTCCGTCAGATTGCTGCCGACATCTACCGCAAGAACAAGCGCTGGGAGAAGTCCATCACGCTTTCCAAACAGGACAAGCTGTTCAAGGATGCCATCGAGACTTCGGCCATGTCAGGCAAGCCCGATGTTGTTGAGGATCTGCTCCGCTACTTTGTCGATATTGGCAGCCGCGAATGCTACGTCGGTATGCTGTATGCCTGCTACGATCTCCTTCGGCCTGACGTCATTCTCGAGATGTCATGGCGCAATGGCCTTCACGATTTCACAATG CCGTACATGATCAATCTCATCTCCCAGCAGACAGCTGCGATTGAGTTGCTGAAAAAGGACAATGAGGAGCGCAAGGTTCGCGAAGCTTCGCAGCAGAAGAAGGAGGAAGACACTCCGATCTTGGGCTCGCGTCTCATGCTCACGCAGGGTCCGATCGCTTCGGCACCTTCCCCAGGTCCCTACGGACAGGCTAACGGTATTGCCCCACAGCCCACTGGAAGCTTCAGGGCTTTCTAA